GGTGAACGAGATCTTCCGCACCCGCGGATCCCGCACCAGCGCGTCACCGATCGCGGCGCCGGAGCCCGTGAGCACCGAGAGCACCCCCTCGGGCAGGCCCGCCTCGACGAAGACCTGCGCGAGTGCGAGCGCCGTCAGCGGTGTCGCGCCCGCGGGCTTGAGAATGACCGCGTTGCCGGAGGCCAGGGCCGGGCCAACCTTGTGCAGCACCAGCAGCGCGGGGTAGTTGAACGGGGTGATCGCCGCGACGATGCCGACCGGCTGACGCAGCGTGAAGCCCACCTTGTCCTGCCCGGTGCCCGGGTTCGCGTCGAGCGGCAGGCTGTCGCCGTAGAGCTGCGTGCCCTCCTGCACCGAGAGGCGGATGATCGCGCCCGAGCGCCGGGCCTCCCCCAGCGCTTCGGCGAGGGGCTTGCCGTTCTCCGCGGAGATCGTGGCGGCGAGCTGTTCGGCGCGCTCGTCCGCCAGCGCAGCCGCGCGGAGCAGGATCGCGGCGCGCTCGTGGGCCGGGGTGCGGCGCCAGACGGCGGCGCCCCGCTCGGCTGCCCTGATCGCGGCCTCGACATCCGCCGTGTCGGCCGCGGCGACCTCGCCGACGGTGCGGCCATCATAGGGCGAACGGATCTCGCGCCGCGCACCCGAGGCGGACTCCTGCCACTCCCCGCCGATCAGCAGGCCGTAGCTGCCGTGTTCGCCGGTGCTGCTCGTGCCCGTGCCGTCTGCCGTTGCCGCGCTCATGCGTCCGCCCTTCGCCGTTGATTTGGACCGGTCCAAATTGTACGCATGTTTCGTCGCGCGCGTCAACCATGCCTGTGCGACAGAGGTTGCGGCGACGACGGTGTGGGTGACGGTGATGGTGGGGGCAGCAGCGGTCGCGACGGCCGCGGGCACCGCGGCGA
Above is a genomic segment from Leucobacter rhizosphaerae containing:
- a CDS encoding aldehyde dehydrogenase family protein yields the protein MSAATADGTGTSSTGEHGSYGLLIGGEWQESASGARREIRSPYDGRTVGEVAAADTADVEAAIRAAERGAAVWRRTPAHERAAILLRAAALADERAEQLAATISAENGKPLAEALGEARRSGAIIRLSVQEGTQLYGDSLPLDANPGTGQDKVGFTLRQPVGIVAAITPFNYPALLVLHKVGPALASGNAVILKPAGATPLTALALAQVFVEAGLPEGVLSVLTGSGAAIGDALVRDPRVRKISFTGSTAVGERISSLAGVKKLSLELGASSPTLVLPGADIAQAAAAVALGGYVNGGQVCISVQRVVVHRAVEGDFLDALTPLVEAIRMGDPSAEGTTLGPLITAGEAERVERSVAQAVAEGGRLLTGGERDGAFVAPAIVTGIDTSQAIAQEELFGPAIAVTTVDSFDAAIDAANGTPYGLAAGVFGGTLAEGIRAMREIDAGSVHLGWTPLWRADLMPYGGFKASGYGKEGVRSAVEEMTEVKTVVLHS